The Oscillatoria acuminata PCC 6304 genomic interval CCCACATAGTCCGTGGTAATCGATTTCTGGCCGGTTATGGCTGTTTCACAAGCCGCCAAACTGACTAAACGATAACCCGACAGAGGCAGATCCAGCAACTCCCGAACCCGCAAAAACTCCTCCCCGGACAAGGCTAACCAGGATTGGTCCGGCGCGTCAAAATCGTAGCCCCCATGTCCCGTAAAGTGCATCAGCCGATACTCCCCTTTTCGCAGTTCGTCGCAGAGGGACCCTTGACGGACTTGGGGACCACACAGGGGCCGCACCCGCTCAAACCGCAGACTGAGGCTTTCCGCCTCCACCTCGGCAAATTCCAGAGGCGAGAATCCCTGACTGTCGGGATATCCCACCAACAGCAGGGGAGCCTCCGAGGTGATGGGGGGCACCGGCTGTTGCGCCAGGGTCATCCCCACCTGAGCGCTGGGAAGCCGGATGAGACTGTATTTGGGGGGGAATAAGGCTTCCAGGGGGAACAGGTGCAAGTCCCGGTGGGGCAGTAAAATCAGATGGTCAATCTCCTCATCCGCCAACTCAGCCAGCAGGGCCTCAATCCGCAAAATCTCCCCCAACTGTTGCAGGCGAGAGACCATATCCCGACGCCAGGGATGGTCTCGGCTGGGAGAATCGGACTCCGATTTGTCGCTGCGATAGTCTTGATAGTCCCGTTTCCAGTTGTCCGTCCAGTCCTCCCATTCCCGCAATTGTCGCAGTCTGGGGAAAGACGCTTCACTCTCGTCTGAAGCGAGGAGGGGGATAGGGTCTTGGTTGGGTTTGAGCAGGAACGTAGTGAGGGCGGAGGGACTGATGTGCCAGTAAACCGATGCGGTCTTCTCACGGCATAGATACTGTTGCAGACTCGGGAAGTCAGGACTGGGAATCTCCTCCATCCAACCCGACAGCCACCAGCGCAAACAGCTATTTTTGCCTTGTTCCGCCAGCATCAGGGCGGCAACGGGATTTCCATCTTGGCATTCCAGGTCAACGGTCAACTGTTGGAAGTCTATAAACTCCAGGGCCAGTAGTCGTTGTTTCCCGGGACTGGGGGATTGTTGAATCAAGCGGCGCAACAGGTCAGACCCCTGACGCCGGACTTCCGCTGCTTCCTCAAGTTGACCCAGTTCAAAGAGGACGCGGCTCAACTCTCGCAAGGCTTTGAGTCGCTCTTCGGGGGAGTGGGTTTCGCTGAGGGTGTCAAGGGCGGCGTTGTAGCGAGTGGCCGCTTTTCGCCAGAAGGGATAAGGGTTTGCGTCCTGGCCACCTCGGACATAATGGGCGCGACCAATACAGTAATTCAACAATCCCGCCCCTTCTGGGTCACGGTCGGGGGGACAATGTTTCAACCCTTCTTCATAGCTGGCTACCTTTCCCTCATACCCCCGTTGGTCGAGGGCGGGGTTTTGCAGGTGAGGGGAGAGGGAGAGGGTGACGGAATAGAAGCATCCTCGGGAGTTTCCGGCAGCATTGCCTCGGTTGCCCCAGGCTTGTGCGAAGTTAGGATTGAGGAAAAGGGCGCGGTCATAACTGGCAACAGC includes:
- a CDS encoding CHAT domain-containing protein; this translates as MDYLGDRLNDRFFHNWLMRFSRDRLLRSPRPHRELASRMVRLGELGCGKIGELAHQSGTQKLAQPPSPLTEAEFESLFPELLQQRYQGCEVVREWLQELESRAQERDWLDWLEKAGETWLANPPEARFVQALQEFGNLGDFPLAQRVGDLGQQLQERLRVNQPPSSPSGTGGITSPMAHQGGTGGSSGETGGSQESVTFENPEAEEAWRRIGQILFMAGDDEAALILANEAIESFPDEELLWAVHGEVLYYLGRYEEAVASYDRALFLNPNDATALCNRGLALSNLGRYEEAVASYDRALFLNSNLAQAWSNRGLALYYLGRHQEAVANCDRALFLNPNLAQASSNRGNALSEVGRHEEAVASYDRALFLNPNDEKAWSNRGSALKNLGRYEEAVASYDRALFLNPNFAQAWGNRGNAAGNSRGCFYSVTLSLSPHLQNPALDQRGYEGKVASYEEGLKHCPPDRDPEGAGLLNYCIGRAHYVRGGQDANPYPFWRKAATRYNAALDTLSETHSPEERLKALRELSRVLFELGQLEEAAEVRRQGSDLLRRLIQQSPSPGKQRLLALEFIDFQQLTVDLECQDGNPVAALMLAEQGKNSCLRWWLSGWMEEIPSPDFPSLQQYLCREKTASVYWHISPSALTTFLLKPNQDPIPLLASDESEASFPRLRQLREWEDWTDNWKRDYQDYRSDKSESDSPSRDHPWRRDMVSRLQQLGEILRIEALLAELADEEIDHLILLPHRDLHLFPLEALFPPKYSLIRLPSAQVGMTLAQQPVPPITSEAPLLLVGYPDSQGFSPLEFAEVEAESLSLRFERVRPLCGPQVRQGSLCDELRKGEYRLMHFTGHGGYDFDAPDQSWLALSGEEFLRVRELLDLPLSGYRLVSLAACETAITGQKSITTDYVGLSSGLLMAGVSMLLSTLWTVESAASMVLTLKFYEQVLAGVPEPLALAQAKHWLSHCDVAQLREFYEAELERYKLDDVRVRPFLLDQLDFLAERDPNAQPYSHPYYWAAFTLTGDKT